Within the Sporomusaceae bacterium genome, the region TACGCCATCCTTGATATGCCGGCCCTGCCCTCTGGTAAACCTGATGATGTAAGGTGTCCAGACTTTGCTGGCGACTTTGCTCAGTGCTTCGACATTGAAATCCTTGTCTTCGGCCCCTACTCCCCCTGTGGTGACGATCAGCCCGTAGCCTTCGTCCACGGCGCTGTTAAGTCTAGCAGTTGTTACTGTCAGATCGTCCGGCAGAATTTCTCCCCGGACGGCCTTGAAGCCCTCACGACGCAGTTCCTCCAGCAGGTAAGGCGTGTTGGTGTCTTCGATTAAACCGCTCTGAACCTCGGCACCGCTGGGAAACACGATAGCCCGCCTAGCGATTCTGCTCCTTATCTCCTGGCTCATTTTGCCTGCGTTTTTAAGAACTTCCCCGGCGCGACCCGGGTCGAGCTCGATGTAGCCGAGAATCCCCGACGAGTCGATCCGAGTATCGGGAAATATACCGAAGCCGCTGACTTTAGTCAGTTCCGCCAGCAATTCCCTGCCCTTGCCGAATACTTGCTCGGCCCGGATGTTCTGCTGAAGGATATCGAGGGCGATACTATCCTCGCGGACGTCAATCACCTGAACCCGGTCGGGCTGTAAACCGAGAACCGCCGCCGTTACGCGGGCTATCTCGCCCAGGTTGGCGTCGTCAAGTTTTACGGGCTGGATATGGATTTCCGTTTTTTCCAACAGATTGAGTTCCACGGCTATTACTCCTTTATGACATCGTAGCGGAAGTCCAGGAGAGGAGCGTCGAGAATGGCTTTGCCGATGTCCACAATGTCGATGTCTTCCCGCCGCAAGGCGGGAAGATCGGCGACTCGCACTTCGCCGGCAAAAGCG harbors:
- a CDS encoding molybdopterin-binding protein, which gives rise to MELNLLEKTEIHIQPVKLDDANLGEIARVTAAVLGLQPDRVQVIDVREDSIALDILQQNIRAEQVFGKGRELLAELTKVSGFGIFPDTRIDSSGILGYIELDPGRAGEVLKNAGKMSQEIRSRIARRAIVFPSGAEVQSGLIEDTNTPYLLEELRREGFKAVRGEILPDDLTVTTARLNSAVDEGYGLIVTTGGVGAEDKDFNVEALSKVASKVWTPYIIRFTRGQGRHIKDGVRIGVGQIGLTTIVNLPGPHEEVQTAFPIMRSFIRGEIDAENLADQLAQVLKNRWQEKFDMMHNRHAGGH